A stretch of Chelmon rostratus isolate fCheRos1 chromosome 18, fCheRos1.pri, whole genome shotgun sequence DNA encodes these proteins:
- the LOC121622130 gene encoding calmodulin-1 — protein sequence MADQLTEEQIAEFKEAFSLFDKDGDGTITTKELGTVMRSLGQNPTEAELQDMINEVDADGNGTIDFPEFLTMMARKMKDTDSEEEIREAFRVFDKDGNGYISAAELRHVMTNLGEKLTDEEVDEMIREADIDGDGQVNYEEFVQMMTAK from the exons ATG GCTGACCAACTAACAGAGGAGCAGATTGCAG AGTTCAAGGAGGCTTTCTCCTTATTCGACAAGGATGGTGACGGCACCATCACCACCAAAGAGCTTGGCACCGTCATGAGGTCGCTGGGCCAGAACCCCACAGAGGCCGAGCTGCAGGACATGATCAATGAGGTGGACGCTGACG GTAATGGAACCATTGACTTCCCGGAGTTCCTGACCATGATGGCCAGAAAAATGAAGGACACAGACAGCGAGGAGGAGATCCGCGAGGCTTTCCGGGTATTTGACAAG GACGGAAATGGCTACATCAGCGCTGCAGAGCTCCGTCACGTCATGACGAACCTGGGAGAGAAGCTAACGGACGAGGAGGTGGACGAGATGATCAGAGAAGCAGACATCGACGGAGACGGACAGGTCAACTACGAAG AGTTTGTACAGATGATGACTGCAAAGTGA